The sequence TGGATCGTGCCTTTGGACGATCTCCGGAGAGCAAATCCCAAATTAGGGGGATCGTTAGCGATGCCTCTGATGGCTTTGCACTTGAAGGTGCACAGATCCAGCTGGCCAAGCTTAATGTGGGTGGAAGCTTAACTCCTCTGGAAGGGCTCATGATGCAGCCCCGGATCACGGATGGTTTTGGCCGTTATCGTCGTCTGGTTAACCAGGGGACCTATCGGGTGATTGCCTCTGCACCAGGCTTTGAATCGGATACTGTGGCCGCCATCCTGACCAGTGAAAGTTATCCAACTATTCTGGATTTCAGTCTGGATCCTGCTCCTGAACATACCATCCATATCGATCTGCTCCAGGAAGTCCTTACCGATCCCTATGAAGTTATTATCTGGGATCAGTTTCACCGCGATACCCTTGAAATGGGTGCTGGTCTTCACTCCTTCATCTGGCAGGGCAATGACATCAACATCCAGGTGTCGACTCCTGGATATTTTCCTGAGATTCATTCCTATGATCTGAGACCATTTGGTCCCGAGCAGGAATTATCATTTTCAATTGATTTGCCAACTGCACCCACCACTATTTTCAGCACAGGTTTTGATGATCTATATGCCTGGCAAATAAATGGCGGTGACTGGGTTGCGGAAAACGGGAAATTGAAATCTCAAACCGACCTTTTTTATGATGTGGGTTTGGAATCAGAAATGGTCATGGATCTGGATATGTCAGGTCTACCAGATGCCAAGCGCCTGGGAATCCATATCGTCCATGCCTATGAAGTGGAATGGCACATCGACACCCTCTCAGTTGAAGTCTGGAATGCCGATGAATCAGAACGACTCATTCAGAAACAGTGGTCTGACCAGAATTTTGAAAATCATTCCGAGACATTTTTTATGGCTGGTGAAATCCCTGCAACAGGTCGCCTCAAAGTTAAAATGAAGACCGACTCCACAGTGGGTTTCCGGGGCTGGGAGATTGATTCCATATCCATTTTTCTGTCCGGCTATGAGTTGTTGAGCATTGGACCAGAAATAAGCGAACGCCAGACACAATCTTCAGCAAACCAATTCGGGATGTCTGTTTCTGCCTCACCAAATCCTTTTCACTCGACGACACGTCTCGAGTTTGAAATTCCTCAGGCCAATATCGTATCCATCAATGTTTTTGATATCCGAGGGAGAGAAATCTATTCAGAAAAACTTGATGGATCAGCCGGAACCAATTCCTGGGTCTGGAAGGGACAGGATATGCTGGGTCATCATGTGAGCACTGGGATATACTTTATACGTATCGATGATTCACAACAATCAGTAACCCGTAAACTAATGTTAATGAATAAATTATAGCTCGACTTAAAAAATAAAGAACTAAAATATGCACCGAATATCACAGAAAATTTTCATCAGTCTCCTGCTTGCGACCCTGGCGTTTTCAGCATCAGGCCCCCTGGCTTTTAAGAATCTAATGGAGAATTATCCATCGGTTCAGGGACGCTATAACTGGGAATCATATCAGCGTGGAGATTTCCTCATCATTGCTCCAGATGCAGCCCTGGCGAATCCATATTTGGAGCCGTTCAGAGTTCTTAAAGAACAACAGGGATTCCGTGTCACCATGGCGCCACTTTCAGAAACGGGCAACACCACCACAGATATCCGGCAATTTATCGCCGATTTCTATGCTGCGAATGCCCTTGAATATGTGCTGCTCATTGGAGATGTGGATGATGCTTATGCCTTGCCTGCCTTCAGCTATGGCCCAGAGAATGATGTTTCCGATTTACCATACGTGTTGATCGAGGGAGGCCCAGATGATTACTTCCCAGAGGCCTTCATTGGACGCTGGCCAGTAGATACTGCCCAGGAGTTGGCCAAGGTGATTGTGAGAACCATCAATTATTCCCGTACACCTGACGTTGAGTCTGGCTATCTGGAAAGAGCCCTGGTCACTGCAGGAAATTATGCAGATACAGGAACTATTCTTACACCGGTATGGACCTCATACTGGCTCCGTGATGAATTTTATGACTATGGCTATTCCGATGTGGATACGGTATTCTTTCCACCTACGACTGGACCGGAGCAAATTCTGGATGCCTGGAATGAGGGTGTGGGGGTTGTGAATTACCGGGGATGGGGAGACGCCCATGGTTGGCATTTTCCTCATTTTCATGTGTCCGATTTTGATGATGGCGCTCTGAATAATGGGAACAAACTACCCATCGTATTCAGCTTTGTCTGCGGGACCGGCAAATTCGATAGCAGTATTGATCCTGCTTTCTGTGAAGCCTTATTAACACAGGGAAGTGTATCTGTTCCAGCGGGAGCAGTCGCCGTTGTGGCACCTTCTGATTTACATACACGTACAAAATTTAACAATGCTCTGAATTCAAAACTATGGGACGCCCTCATGGAGGGGCATGTCGATGAATTGGGACCCGCTCTGGTTGCCTCAAAATTTGGTTTTCTGGATGAATTCGTCAACGAATTAGGTCCTGGTGAAATGGCAGAATTCTACTACCACACCTACAATGTCATGGGAGATCCAAGTTTGCCGGTCTGGTTATTGAACCCTGAACCCATCACCCTTGATGCTGCTGCTTTTGGAGAAGTGTGCTGGGATGATGGACTCATCACACTAAAC comes from Candidatus Neomarinimicrobiota bacterium and encodes:
- a CDS encoding T9SS type A sorting domain-containing protein, whose amino-acid sequence is MPHVIRNILSILLLFSAMSVNAQSFLRESVIDSRYHTYEEIVAYMDSIQQIPAYDAILDVREIGRSNNEDLPIYAIKLSDNPTLDEDEPALLFLGQCHAEEILGVEITMGLVDSLLHGFDAMNSHVGSILQNLEVWVVPSYNPEGLRVVHDGLDVTFRKNKTDNNGNGVFDFVEGIGYDIDGVDFNRNYDFNWIFGDAYEVDDYDYYRGPSAFSESETRAIADLARQEKFLLSVAYHSARSGTPEIIYYSWEWDEVKFPPDIDIMSGLATTLSQRVINESRDGNYAVTPGKTQRGNAHDWFYTQTGAIQFLIEVGTNNLQPNVDIINDTVDRNLEGLFFLMDRAFGRSPESKSQIRGIVSDASDGFALEGAQIQLAKLNVGGSLTPLEGLMMQPRITDGFGRYRRLVNQGTYRVIASAPGFESDTVAAILTSESYPTILDFSLDPAPEHTIHIDLLQEVLTDPYEVIIWDQFHRDTLEMGAGLHSFIWQGNDINIQVSTPGYFPEIHSYDLRPFGPEQELSFSIDLPTAPTTIFSTGFDDLYAWQINGGDWVAENGKLKSQTDLFYDVGLESEMVMDLDMSGLPDAKRLGIHIVHAYEVEWHIDTLSVEVWNADESERLIQKQWSDQNFENHSETFFMAGEIPATGRLKVKMKTDSTVGFRGWEIDSISIFLSGYELLSIGPEISERQTQSSANQFGMSVSASPNPFHSTTRLEFEIPQANIVSINVFDIRGREIYSEKLDGSAGTNSWVWKGQDMLGHHVSTGIYFIRIDDSQQSVTRKLMLMNKL